One Streptomyces dangxiongensis genomic window, GCCGGACCCGGCGGAGCCGTCACCCGACCCGTCCGACCCGTCCGAGCCGCCCTCCCCGCCGGAACCGTCACCGGAACCGGACCCGGAACCCGGACCGGTGCCGCCGGAGCCGCCGCCTCCCGACTCGTCGCGCCCGCCCGGGTGTTGGCTGTACGCGGGCCCGGACTCGGAGTCGGACGGTCCGGGCGTGATCGTGTGCGCGGGATTCTTGCCGTCGGACCCGCCGGTGTCCTTCTTGCCGCCCCCGCCGCCGAGCGCGACGATCAACGTGACCACCAGCACCAACAGGGCGATCACGGACAGCAGTACGGCCCTCCGACGCCAGTAGATGGAGGAGGGAAGCGGCCCGACCGGATTGCGCAGAGATCCCACGGCGCAAACTGTACGAGAGATCACCGCGCTCGCTCGCGTCACCCGCCGCGCGCCCAAGAACTTTTCCGGATCATCATTCCGGTAACTGCCGTCACCGGCACGGTTCTTCCCGGCGTGCCACGCTCGGTCACCGCGCCGTCACCCACCATGTCCGCCCAGCCGTGGCAGGATCGGAAGGCCATGACTGAGATGCTCCACGCCCCCGTGATCACCTGGTTCGACGCCCATGCCCGCGACCTCCCCTGGCGCCGCCCGGAGGCGGGCCCGTGGGGCGTGATGGTCAGCGAGTTCATGCTCCAGCAGACGCCGGTGAACCGGGTGCTGCCCGTCTACGAGGCATGGCTGACCCGCTGGCCGCGCCCCGCCGACCTCGCCGAGGAGGCGCCGGGCGAGGCGGTGCGCGCCTGGGGCCGGCTCGGCTACCCGCGCCGCGCCCTGCGCCTGCACGGTGCCGCGGTCGCCATAACGGAACGGCACGGCGGGGACGTGCCGACGGACCACGCACAGTTGCTCGCGCTGCCCGGCATCGGCGAGTACACGGCCGCCGCGGTGGCGTCGTTCGCGTACGGGCAGCGGCACGCGGTGCTGGACACCAATGTGCGCCGGGTTCTGGCGCGGGCGGTGACGGGCGTGCGGTACCCGCCGAACGCCACGACGGCCGCCGAGCGGCGGCTGGCCCGGGAGCTGCTGCCGGAGGACGAGCGGACCGCCGCCCGGTGGGCCGCCGCCTCCATGGAGCTGGGCGCGCTGGTGTGCACGGCGAAGAATGAGGGGTGCCAGCGGTGTCCGATCGCCGAGCGGTGCGCCTGGCGCCTCGCGGGCAAACCGGAGCACACGGGGCCGCCGCGCCGCGGGCAGACGTACGCCGGTACCGACCGGCAGGTGCGCGGCAAGCTGCTGGCCGTGCTGCGGGAGGCGCACACGCCGGTGCCGCAGGCGGCGCTCGACCGGGTGTGGCACGAGCCGGTGCAGCGGGCCCGCGCGCTCGACGGGCTGGTCGCGGACGGTCTGGTGGAGCCGTTGCCGGGGGGGCTGTATCGGCTGCCGCTGGGCTGACGCACAGGCATGCCACAGCCCACGGGTGTCGGTTACGACACTCTGATCCGGACAAATACTGGCAACTCGGTCAAGTGGGCTGCCCCCTCTACCCCGTTCCGGCTTTCGTTACACAACCGACGGATAGCCGATTGCCAGCCGCCGTCTGGTCCGCACAGCCCCGTGACAACCGCTCCGTAGCTTCTTCTTCGTGCCCGGCGGACCACCGGTCACGGGAACGGCAGGACTTCGGGCAGCGGCCCGGAGGACAACGGGGAACGGAGGCGGTTGATCATGGCGCAGGGCGAGGTGCTCGAATTCGAGGAGTACGTCCGTACCCGGCAGGACGCACTGCTGCGCAGTGCGCGGCGACTGGTGCCGGACCCCGTCGACGCCCAGGACCTGCTCCAGACCGCGCTGGTACGGACGTACGGCCGCTGGGAGGGCATCGCCGACAAGCGGCTCGCCGACGCCTATCTGCGGCGGGTCATGATCAACACGCGGACCGAGTGGTGGCGTGCCCGCAAGCTGGAAGAGGTCCCCACCGAGCAGCTCCCGGACGCCCGTGTGGACGACTCCACCGAGCAGCACGCCGACCGCGCCCTGCTGATGGACGTCATGAAGGTGCTCGCTCCGAAGCAGCGCAGTGTCGTGGTGCTGCGACACTGGGAGCAGATGTCCACGGAGGAGACGGCCGCTGCCCTCGGCATGTCGGCCGGAACGGTCAAGAGCACGCTGCACCGGGCGCTCGCCCGGCTCCGTGAGGAGCTGGAGGCCCGCGATCTGGACGCACGCGCGCTGGAGCGTGAGGAGCGGGAGCGTTGCGCGGCCTGACCGGGGCCGGACCCGACCGGGTCCTAGGCAGTACACAGGCGGTGATCGCGGTGGGGGCCGCGCTCGCCGCCCTCGCCCTTTTCGTCGCCGCGTGCGGCAGCGGGGGCACGGGTGCGCGGGACGAGGGCCCGGCGCACGCCTCGGCAATGGCGGGAGCCGTCGCCTCCCCCGCCCCCAGCCCGTCCGGGACGTACCGGCGGGTGGATCCCGTGGCGCTGCTCATGCACGATCCCGAGGTGTCGGGGGCGGTCAAGCGGGAGCTGAAACCCTGCGACGGCGACGAGTACCCGGTCGACGTCTCCTACGGCAACCTGACCGGCGGCCCGGTGGACGATGTCGTCGTCAACGTGCTGACCTGCGCCGACGCGGTCGGTGTCGGCTCGTACGTGTACCGGAAGGACGGCGGCGCGTTCACGAACGTCTTCAAGAGCGAGGAGTCCCCGGTCTACGCGGAGATCGACCAGGGCGTCCTGTCGGTGACCCGGCAGTACTACGAGCAGGGCGACCCGATCTCCAGCCCGTCCGGTGAGATCGTGACCCCCTACACGTGGCGGACGGGACGGTTCGTCCAGGGCAAGCCCACCCGCAACGAGTACAGCAAGTCCGCAGGCGGGGGCCCGACGCCCGTGCCGGACAACTGACCGCCCACACGCACACCACGAGGACTGAGAGCACCGGGATGGCAGACCAGACCCACGTCCTGTTCGTCGAGGACGACGACGTCATCCGCGAGGCCACACAACTCGCCCTGGAGCGGGACGGCTTCGCGGTCACCGCCATGCCCGACGGCCTGTCGGGCCTGGCCGCGTTCCGGGCGGACCGGCCCGACATCGCGCTGCTGGACGTCATGGTCCCGGGGCTGGACGGCGTCAGCCTGTGCCGCCGTATCCGCGACGAGTCGACGGTGCCGGTCATCATGCTGTCGGCGCGTGCCGACTCCATCGACGTCGTCCTCGGCCTGGAGGCGGGCGCCGACGACTACGTGACCAAGCCGTTCGACGGTGCCGTCCTGGTCGCCCGGATCCGTGCGGTACTGCGCCGCTTCGGGCACGCCGGCGGCTCCGCGCAGGCCGGGGATGCCGCGTCCGCCGTCGCCGGCGGCACGCTGGCCTTCGGGGACCTGTACATCGACACCGACGGCATGGAGGTGCGCCGGGCCGGGCAGCCGGTGGCGCTGACCCCGACCGAGATGCGGCTGCTGCTGGAGTTCTCCTCCGCGCCCGGCTCCGTGCTCTCCCGGGACAAGCTGCTGGAACGCGTGTGGGAGTACGGCTGGGGCGGGGACACCCGGGTCGTCGACGTGCATGTGCAACGGCTGCGGCAGAAGATCGGCCAGGACCGCATCGAGACGGTCCGCGGCTTCGGTTACAAGCTGAAGGCCTGAGCGGAGCGACGGTATGCGGGGGATTCTTCGGTACCCGGTCCGGCGCATGGAGCGCGCGGGCCTGCGCACCGGGCTCAGATGGAAGCTGAGCGCGGCGATCGCGCTGGTGGCCGGCCTGGTGGCGATCGTGCTGAGCCTGGTCGTGCACAACGCGGCCCGCGTCTCGATGCTGGACAACGCGCGCGAGCTGGCCAACGAGCGCCTCCTGCTGGCCCAGCGCAACTACGAGCTGAACCGGGGGCCGATCTTCCCCCACGTCAAGACCGACGACCCGGAGCTGCCGGTGGCGCTGCGCGAGAAGGTCGAGCAGGGCCGCCGGGCCAGCGACGTTTCCGAACACGGCGGGGCGCCGGACATCTGGGCGGCCGTACCGGTGAAGAACGGGCACGTGCTGTCCGTGCACCTGCATCTGCCCGACCGCAGCAGCAACGTCATGAAGGACCTGGACCAGGCCCTGGTGATCGGCTCGGTCGCGGTCGTGGTCGGCGGCAGCGCGCTGGGCGTGCTGATCGGCGGCCAGCTCTCCCGCCGGCTGCGCAAGGCGGCCGCCGCCGCGAACCGGGTCGCCAAGGGGGAGACCGACGTCCGGGTCCGGGAGGCCATCGGCGGCGTCGTACGGGACGAGACCGACGACCTCGCCCGCGCGGTGGACGCCATGGCGGACGCGCTCCAGCAGCGCCTGGAGGCCGAGCGGCGCGTCACCGCCGACATCGCCCACGAGCTGCGCACCCCCCGTCACCGGCCTGCTCACGGCCGCCGAACTGCTACCGCCCGGCCGGCTCACGGAACTGGTGCTGGACCGGGCGAAGGCGATGCGCACGCTGGTGGAGGACGTCCTGGAGGTGGCCCGCCTGGACGGGGCCTCGGAGCGGGCGGAGCTGCAGGACCTCATGCTGGGCGAGTTCGTCGCCCGCCGGGTGGCCGCCAAGGACCCGGACATCACCGTACGGGTGGTGCACGAGTCGGAGGTCACCACCGACCCGCGGCGGCTGGAGCGGGTGCTGTTCAACCTGCTCGCCAACGCCGCCCGGCACGGCCGCCCGCCCATAGAGGTCACCGTGGAGGGCCGGGTCATCCGGGTCCGCGACCACGGTCCCGGGTTCCCCGAGGAGCTGCTCGCCGAGGGGCCGAGCCGGTTCCGCACCGGCAGCGAGGACCGCGCGCAGGGGCACGGGGCTGGGGCTGACCATCGCGGCCGGCCAGGCGCGGGTGCTCGGAGCCCGGCTGACGTTCCGCAACGTACGGCCCGCGGGCGCGCCCGCCCGCCTTCCCTCGGAGGGCGCGGTCGCCGTCCTCTGGCTCCCCGAACACGCCCCCACCAGCACGGGAAGCTATCCGATGCTGCCGCGCCCCCTCGGCAAGTGACCACCCGGCCGGCCGCCGGACCGGACCGTCACCGGGCGGTGCGCGTACACGACGAAGGCCCCGGAGGCGGTCGCCCCGGGGCCTTCGTGTGCGTGCGGATGTCAGACGATCTCGGCCATGGGCGCCGGCACCGCGTCCCCGCCGTCGGCGGCGGGCTTCTGCGGTCCGCCCTTGAGCGGGACCTCCTTGACGAACAGCGCCGCGACCAGCACCAGCACCGCGATCACGGCGCCGAGCAGGAACGCGGAGTGCGTCCCCTCGGACACCGCGTGCTGGTAGGCCTCCCGGGCCGCCTTGGGCAGCTTGGCCAGGCTCGCCGCGTCCAACTGCGCCGACTTCTCCGTGAGCTTCGAACCCACCGCACCGGCCCGCTCGGACATGACGTCCTGGACCCGATGGTTGAACAGCGCGCCCATGATGGCGACGCCGAAGGAGGAGCCCAGGGTGCGGAACAGGGTGGCGGACGAGGACGCCACGCCCATGTCCTTCATCTGCACGCTGTTCTGCGCGACCAGCATGGTGATCTGCATCAGGCAGCCCATGCCGGCACCCAGCACCGCCATGTAGAGGCCGGAGGTGAGGCGGGTGGTGCCCGTGTCCATCAGTGACAGCAGATACAGCCCGACGATCATCAGCGCGCCGCCGGCGATCGGGAAGATCTTGTACCGGCCGCTGCCGGTGGTGATCCGTCCGGCGACCATCGAGGTCACCAGCATCGCGCCGAGCATGGGCAGGAGCAGCAGGCCCGAGTTGGTCGCGGAGGCGCCCTGCACCGCCTGCTGGTACAGCGGCAGGAACAGGGTGGCGCCGAACATCACGAAGCCGGTGATGAAGCCGATCAGCGACATCAGGGTGAAGTTGCGGCTCCGGAAGATGTGCAGCGGCAGTACCGGTTCGGCGGCCCTGGTCTGCCAGAACACGAA contains:
- a CDS encoding HhH-GPD family protein — protein: MTEMLHAPVITWFDAHARDLPWRRPEAGPWGVMVSEFMLQQTPVNRVLPVYEAWLTRWPRPADLAEEAPGEAVRAWGRLGYPRRALRLHGAAVAITERHGGDVPTDHAQLLALPGIGEYTAAAVASFAYGQRHAVLDTNVRRVLARAVTGVRYPPNATTAAERRLARELLPEDERTAARWAAASMELGALVCTAKNEGCQRCPIAERCAWRLAGKPEHTGPPRRGQTYAGTDRQVRGKLLAVLREAHTPVPQAALDRVWHEPVQRARALDGLVADGLVEPLPGGLYRLPLG
- a CDS encoding SigE family RNA polymerase sigma factor, with product MAQGEVLEFEEYVRTRQDALLRSARRLVPDPVDAQDLLQTALVRTYGRWEGIADKRLADAYLRRVMINTRTEWWRARKLEEVPTEQLPDARVDDSTEQHADRALLMDVMKVLAPKQRSVVVLRHWEQMSTEETAAALGMSAGTVKSTLHRALARLREELEARDLDARALEREERERCAA
- the cseB gene encoding two-component system response regulator CseB, with product MADQTHVLFVEDDDVIREATQLALERDGFAVTAMPDGLSGLAAFRADRPDIALLDVMVPGLDGVSLCRRIRDESTVPVIMLSARADSIDVVLGLEAGADDYVTKPFDGAVLVARIRAVLRRFGHAGGSAQAGDAASAVAGGTLAFGDLYIDTDGMEVRRAGQPVALTPTEMRLLLEFSSAPGSVLSRDKLLERVWEYGWGGDTRVVDVHVQRLRQKIGQDRIETVRGFGYKLKA
- a CDS encoding MDR family MFS transporter — its product is MAEAVGTVTEGKQPKSVRVVLLALMIAMMLAMLDNMIVGTAMPTIVGDLGGLEHLSWVVTGYTLATAASTPVWGKIGDMYGRKGAFLSSIVIFLIGSALSGMAQDMGQLIGFRAVQGLGAGGLMVGVMAIIGDLVPPRERGKYQGMMAGIMALAMIGGPLVGGTITDNWGWRWAFYINLPLGAVALALVTAVLHLPRKRSKAGIDYLGVVLLTVGITSIVLVTTWGGSEYAWTSARIMELIGIGVATLVGFVFWQTRAAEPVLPLHIFRSRNFTLMSLIGFITGFVMFGATLFLPLYQQAVQGASATNSGLLLLPMLGAMLVTSMVAGRITTGSGRYKIFPIAGGALMIVGLYLLSLMDTGTTRLTSGLYMAVLGAGMGCLMQITMLVAQNSVQMKDMGVASSSATLFRTLGSSFGVAIMGALFNHRVQDVMSERAGAVGSKLTEKSAQLDAASLAKLPKAAREAYQHAVSEGTHSAFLLGAVIAVLVLVAALFVKEVPLKGGPQKPAADGGDAVPAPMAEIV